TGACAGCCTGTTCTATCAGATCCTCATCATACTCATCACACCTGACCAGCCCAACCGGTATCTTTTCAACGTCTTCGAGCGTCATTTCAGAAGGTCTATTCTTTCTTTTCAGCTCGTGATGCCATGTATTTGAGATAACTCACCCTTTCGTCTTCCTGAGGTTCGGACGTATCCTGCTTCCGTTCACGATTAGGTCTTGGTGAGGATTTTGTTTTCTTAGACCCCTGGTATGGATGCGGGTTCTTTGGTGGGGCTTCTTTTATTTTCTTAGGCTTTGCTTCGTTGGATCTGCGGTTAGAATCTCCCTTGTTTCCCGGTTGACTGGTCTTTTTTCCCTGGACCGGTGACTGTGAGGGTTTTCTATTAGGTTGATCTCTACTCTCTTGTTTCCTTTTAGAACCTGTTTCTTGCGTGTTACGATCTGAAGGTACTGCCTTCTGGCTCTTTTGATCGGAGACCGGAGCTGCATACTGGCCGATACGGACTGCTGGCTTCTCCGGCTTCTGTTCAGGTTTTTTAGTTTTTTTGAACTCATCTGTCACATCGACAAGATGGTGAGCCTGCTCTGCTGGCTTGACAGATACTTCTGATCGAGGTTTCCGGTCAGAATAATTTCTCGTGTCTGGCTTTCGCTTTGGCCTGTGGGGCTCATCAGATAACGAAGCCCATTTCCTGGGTTCTGATCGTTTTGATGGTACACCATCGATGAGT
This Methanospirillum lacunae DNA region includes the following protein-coding sequences:
- a CDS encoding RNA recognition motif domain-containing protein, whose product is MNKNKLFIGNLHYSVTEDQLRTLFAPYGNLINVKVMQGKGYGFIEMGTPEQAQKIKDTLSESIFQGRRLLIDGVPSKRSEPRKWASLSDEPHRPKRKPDTRNYSDRKPRSEVSVKPAEQAHHLVDVTDEFKKTKKPEQKPEKPAVRIGQYAAPVSDQKSQKAVPSDRNTQETGSKRKQESRDQPNRKPSQSPVQGKKTSQPGNKGDSNRRSNEAKPKKIKEAPPKNPHPYQGSKKTKSSPRPNRERKQDTSEPQEDERVSYLKYMASRAEKKE